The sequence GCGCCCATCGCGTTCTGGTGGTAGGCGACCTCCTCGGCCAGGCCGGCCTCGGCGATCACCAGGGCGCCGCCGACCACGTCGGAGTGGCCGCCCATGTACTTGGTGGTCGAGTGCACGACCACGTCGGCGCCCAGCGCGATCGGCTGCTGCAGGTACGGGCTGGCGAAGGTGTTGTCGACGACCAGCAGCGCGCCGGCGCCGTGCGCGATCTCGGCCAGCGCGGCCAGGTCGGTGATGCCCAGCAGCGGGTTGGACGGGGTCTCCACCCAGACCGCGCGGGTGTTGGGGCGCAGTGCGTCGCGGACCGTGGACAGGTCCTGGGTGTTGGCCACGGAGAACTCGACGCCCCAGCGGGTCAGCACCTTGGCGAAGAGCCGGAAGGTGCCGCCGTAGGCGTCGTTGGGGATCACGATGTGGTCGCCCGGCTTGAGGATCGTCCGCAGGAGCGTGTCCTCGGCGGCCAGGCCGGAGGCGAAGGCGAGCCCGCGGGAGCCGCCCTCCAGCGCGGCCAGGCACTCCTCCAGCGCGGTGCGGGTCGGGTTGGCGCTGCGGCTGTACTCGTAGCCGCCCCGCAGGCCGCCCACCCCGTCCTGCTTGTAGGTGGACACCTGGTAGATCGGCGTGACGACGGCCCCGGTCTGGGGGTCTGCTTCCTGACCCGCGTGGATGGCGAGAGTCTCGAAGCCCTGGGGAAGCTGGTGCTCGGTCATGCTCCGAGCGTAGTCGGCGAACGCCCGGCTGCCGCCCGGAAGGCGCCCGGCCGCCGGGGACTGTCCGGAATCCCCGGGCGGGCGACGGTGTTGGAACCTCCGCAACCCCTGTCGAACCCGTTGGAGCAG comes from Streptomyces sp. TLI_053 and encodes:
- a CDS encoding cystathionine gamma-synthase, producing MTEHQLPQGFETLAIHAGQEADPQTGAVVTPIYQVSTYKQDGVGGLRGGYEYSRSANPTRTALEECLAALEGGSRGLAFASGLAAEDTLLRTILKPGDHIVIPNDAYGGTFRLFAKVLTRWGVEFSVANTQDLSTVRDALRPNTRAVWVETPSNPLLGITDLAALAEIAHGAGALLVVDNTFASPYLQQPIALGADVVVHSTTKYMGGHSDVVGGALVIAEAGLAEEVAYHQNAMGAVSGPFDAWLVLRGIKTLGVRMDRHSSNAEKVAELLAGHPKVSQVLYPGLPEHPGHDIAAKQMKAFGGMVSFRVNGGEEAAVEVCNRAELFTLGESLGGVESLIEHPGRMTHASVAGSALEVPADLVRVSVGIESIDDLLADLQQALGK